A single Acetivibrio cellulolyticus CD2 DNA region contains:
- a CDS encoding GIY-YIG nuclease family protein codes for MKQFKNIKQYGVYAVVVGDVIRYVGSGDIRDCISRHKTMLKNGGYNNTNKQILQDAYDAGDKIEYKTLRYISNDINNPQIKKAEDYYIKKYKATICNKNKAGRPLRNQNDELARIRESINRSLANQGTNNPHCNTDTGNIVKIKAMLAMGMRNKDIAEIMGVNSVYVSKIKTSLKWSHVVLEDYVVKVDDINNIEVIDVVGF; via the coding sequence ATGAAACAATTCAAAAATATTAAACAGTATGGTGTATATGCAGTTGTAGTTGGTGATGTAATTAGATATGTAGGTTCTGGAGATATAAGAGATTGTATATCTAGGCACAAAACAATGTTGAAAAATGGTGGTTATAATAACACTAATAAACAGATATTACAGGATGCTTATGATGCTGGAGATAAAATAGAATATAAAACATTAAGATATATTTCTAATGATATTAATAATCCTCAAATTAAAAAGGCTGAAGATTATTATATTAAAAAATATAAAGCAACTATTTGCAATAAGAATAAAGCTGGTAGACCATTGAGAAATCAAAATGATGAATTAGCAAGAATTAGAGAAAGTATTAACAGAAGTTTGGCTAATCAAGGTACTAATAATCCTCATTGCAATACAGATACAGGCAATATCGTGAAGATTAAAGCTATGCTTGCAATGGGAATGAGAAATAAGGATATAGCTGAAATAATGGGTGTTAATAGTGTTTATGTTTCAAAAATTAAAACTAGTCTTAAATGGTCACATGTTGTATTAGAAGATTATGTTGTTAAGGTTGATGATATTAATAATATTGAAGTTATTGATG